One Cohnella candidum genomic region harbors:
- a CDS encoding sugar phosphate isomerase/epimerase family protein → MKLTNKIGVIVDSFRLPVREGLLKAKEVGAEGVQIYAVSGEMDPANLTGTARKELKAYIESLGLEISALCGDLGGHGFQDRQANAAKVEKSKRILDLAVELGTNVVTTHIGIVPDERNEVYEAMQQACEELSGYATSMGAFFAIETGPERAAHLKSFLDTLSTKGVSVNFDPANMVMVTGDDPVAGVRLLKDYIVHTHVKDGVRYREVDPREVYGALGFEPMDHGKIAEMVSSGQVFKEVPLGQGGVKFDDYFAALQEIGYKGYLTIEREVGDRPEEDIRKAVRFIQRYR, encoded by the coding sequence TTGAAATTGACCAATAAAATCGGCGTTATCGTGGACAGCTTCCGTTTGCCGGTTCGGGAAGGGCTGCTTAAAGCGAAGGAAGTCGGGGCCGAGGGCGTACAGATCTACGCCGTGAGCGGGGAAATGGATCCCGCGAATCTGACCGGAACCGCACGCAAGGAATTAAAGGCCTACATCGAATCGCTCGGGCTCGAAATTTCCGCGCTGTGCGGGGACTTGGGCGGCCACGGCTTCCAAGACCGCCAGGCGAATGCGGCGAAAGTGGAGAAGTCGAAACGTATTCTCGATCTGGCGGTCGAGCTTGGAACGAACGTCGTGACGACGCATATCGGCATCGTGCCGGACGAGCGGAACGAAGTGTACGAAGCGATGCAGCAGGCTTGCGAAGAATTAAGCGGCTACGCAACGAGCATGGGCGCGTTTTTCGCCATCGAGACGGGCCCGGAACGCGCCGCCCATCTGAAATCGTTCCTCGATACGCTGAGCACCAAGGGAGTGTCCGTCAACTTTGACCCGGCGAACATGGTCATGGTCACGGGGGACGATCCGGTCGCCGGCGTCCGGCTTCTGAAGGACTACATCGTACACACGCACGTGAAGGACGGCGTCCGCTACCGTGAGGTCGATCCCCGCGAAGTGTACGGCGCCCTCGGCTTCGAGCCGATGGACCACGGCAAAATCGCCGAGATGGTCTCCTCCGGCCAAGTGTTCAAGGAAGTGCCGCTCGGTCAAGGCGGCGTCAAGTTCGACGATTACTTCGCCGCGCTGCAGGAGATCGGCTACAAAGGCTATTTGACCATCGAGAGGGAAGTCGGCGACCGTCCGGAAGAAGACATCCGGAAAGCCGTCCGCTTCATTCAGCGATACCGCTAA
- a CDS encoding Gfo/Idh/MocA family protein has product MSQLKVAVIGAGSISEVHFAGYDQNPEATIVAVCDLNEERAKAKADKYKAEKVYTDYRELLADPGIDAVSICTWNNSHAEIAVAALEAGKHVLVEKPLCKTVEEALRVQEAVRQSGKTLQVGFVRRYSSNTQIVKQFLEAGELGEIYYAKASCLRRLGNPGGWFSDKERSGGGPLIDLGVHIIDLCWYLMGRPKVKSVSGNTYNRLGNRAHVKGLSFYKASDYDASKNTVEDLANAVIRFENGASLLVDVSFTLHALKDEITVKIYGDKGGAEIEPELAIVTEKHDTILNMTPQVDNLSFNFTQGFNSEVNHFVDACFGRKETLSPVEDGVEMMKILCGIYESAEKGREVYFD; this is encoded by the coding sequence ATGAGCCAATTGAAGGTAGCCGTCATCGGTGCAGGTTCGATTTCGGAGGTGCATTTTGCCGGGTACGACCAGAATCCGGAGGCGACGATCGTCGCCGTCTGCGACTTGAATGAAGAACGGGCCAAAGCCAAAGCCGACAAATACAAGGCGGAAAAGGTATACACCGATTACCGCGAGCTGCTGGCCGATCCGGGCATCGACGCCGTCAGCATCTGCACGTGGAACAACTCGCATGCCGAAATCGCCGTCGCGGCGCTCGAAGCCGGCAAACACGTTTTGGTAGAGAAACCCCTGTGCAAAACGGTAGAGGAGGCGCTCCGGGTGCAAGAGGCCGTCCGCCAAAGCGGCAAAACGCTCCAGGTCGGCTTCGTCCGCCGGTACAGTTCGAACACGCAAATCGTCAAGCAGTTCCTAGAGGCGGGGGAACTCGGCGAAATTTACTACGCCAAAGCGAGCTGCCTTCGCAGGCTCGGCAATCCGGGCGGTTGGTTCTCCGACAAGGAGCGCTCGGGCGGCGGTCCGTTGATCGATTTAGGCGTGCATATCATCGATCTGTGCTGGTACCTCATGGGCCGGCCGAAGGTGAAATCGGTCAGCGGCAACACGTATAACCGGCTGGGCAATCGCGCGCACGTCAAAGGACTGTCCTTCTACAAGGCTTCCGATTACGATGCGAGCAAAAACACGGTCGAAGACTTGGCGAACGCGGTCATCCGTTTCGAGAACGGCGCTTCCCTGCTCGTAGACGTGAGCTTCACGCTGCATGCCCTGAAAGACGAGATTACCGTGAAGATCTACGGGGACAAGGGCGGGGCCGAAATCGAGCCGGAGCTGGCGATCGTCACCGAGAAGCACGACACGATCCTCAACATGACCCCGCAGGTGGATAACCTTTCGTTCAATTTCACGCAAGGCTTCAACAGTGAAGTCAACCATTTCGTGGACGCTTGCTTCGGCCGCAAGGAAACGCTCAGCCCGGTCGAAGACGGGGTCGAAATGATGAAAATTTTGTGCGGGATTTACGAGTCGGCCGAAAAAGGCCGGGAAGTTTATTTCGATTAA
- a CDS encoding ROK family protein, translating to MKQAIGVDIGGTKIHFALVDEQGAIVRRLIVPTDAQAGAERVMAKVLAGIEEILTAAGGPDAVEGIGIGSAGQIDYRTGAVEFAGEQLPGWTGMPIREIVEKRFGKPACVDNDVNVIAVAEKMFGAGREYDSFVCLALGTGVGGAIVEAGRLVRGTYGGAGELGHVTVDFNGPRCPSCGNNGCIELYASGTGIARLGKEHLESMTAGTEGRPAWAPDSREVVQAWVEGDAAAAKVMDTVFRALGAAVAGFIHTLNPQAVIIGGGVSGTGPVFFEALEKEVKARTSPGMRKVCRLLPAYVGADAGVIGAAAQVWLYGAKGTE from the coding sequence ATGAAGCAAGCGATCGGAGTCGATATCGGGGGGACGAAAATCCACTTTGCCCTGGTGGACGAACAAGGCGCGATTGTCCGCCGGCTCATCGTGCCCACGGATGCGCAGGCGGGCGCCGAGCGCGTCATGGCCAAGGTGCTGGCCGGCATCGAGGAGATTCTTACAGCAGCCGGAGGGCCGGACGCGGTGGAAGGGATCGGCATCGGCAGCGCAGGGCAAATCGATTACCGCACCGGTGCCGTGGAGTTTGCGGGAGAACAGCTTCCGGGCTGGACGGGAATGCCGATCCGCGAAATCGTGGAGAAGCGTTTCGGCAAGCCGGCCTGCGTCGATAACGACGTAAACGTCATTGCCGTCGCGGAAAAGATGTTCGGAGCCGGACGGGAATACGACAGCTTCGTCTGCCTGGCGCTCGGAACCGGCGTCGGCGGCGCGATCGTGGAAGCGGGGCGGCTGGTGAGGGGAACGTACGGCGGCGCGGGTGAATTGGGCCACGTGACGGTCGACTTTAACGGGCCCCGATGCCCGAGCTGCGGCAACAACGGCTGCATCGAGCTGTATGCTTCCGGAACCGGGATCGCCCGGCTCGGGAAGGAGCATTTGGAGTCGATGACCGCAGGGACGGAGGGGCGGCCCGCTTGGGCGCCGGATTCCCGGGAGGTCGTCCAAGCGTGGGTCGAAGGCGACGCGGCTGCGGCTAAGGTCATGGACACCGTGTTCCGGGCGCTCGGCGCGGCCGTTGCCGGATTCATCCATACATTGAACCCGCAAGCCGTTATCATCGGCGGCGGCGTTTCAGGGACGGGGCCGGTCTTCTTCGAAGCGTTGGAGAAGGAAGTAAAGGCCCGAACGTCTCCCGGCATGAGAAAGGTTTGCCGCTTGCTGCCTGCTTACGTAGGAGCGGATGCCGGCGTGATCGGCGCGGCGGCGCAGGTGTGGCTTTACGGAGCAAAAGGTACGGAATAA
- a CDS encoding FAD-dependent oxidoreductase, with the protein MGMGETADVIVLGGGLGGCMAALAAAKTGLRVLLTEETDWLGGQLTSQAVPPDEHPWIENFGCTRTYREFRDRVRNYYRDHYPLKEDVRSQSNLNPGNGWVSRICHEPKVALRILEDMLAPYVSSGRITLMYHCRPVSAVSNGDTVESVDVQSEKTGVVVTLKAKMFIDATECGDLLPLAGVEYVSGAESRSETGEPHAPEQADPLDMQSITHVFAMDYIEGGDYTIPKPEQYEFWRSYVPPYTSEPMFGWLIPNVAKEGEMREIPFMPNGKDPMPLWTYRRIIDAAQFEEGFFESDITLVNWSQNDYFLGPIYGVSEEERRKNLEGARQLSLSLVHWLQTEAPRPDGGRGYPGIRFRKDVLGTEDGLAKHPYIRESRRIKAVQTITEFDVSKELRGDQGLRRYDDSVGVGFYFLDLHPTTRTNRMCYIPSVPYEIPLGALLPIRVKNVLPACKNIGTTQIANGCYRLHPTEWNIGESAGYLAAYAVRHGIAPHQVREEAIHLESFLELIRSEGIENHWPSDDLQW; encoded by the coding sequence ATGGGAATGGGAGAGACGGCGGACGTTATCGTATTGGGAGGCGGCCTCGGCGGCTGCATGGCCGCTTTGGCCGCGGCGAAGACGGGACTTCGCGTCCTGCTCACGGAAGAAACCGATTGGCTCGGCGGACAATTGACCAGTCAGGCGGTTCCTCCGGATGAACATCCTTGGATCGAAAACTTCGGATGCACCCGCACCTACCGGGAGTTTCGCGATAGGGTCCGGAACTACTATCGGGATCATTACCCGTTGAAAGAGGATGTCCGCAGCCAGTCCAACCTGAATCCCGGAAACGGGTGGGTCAGCCGGATTTGTCACGAGCCGAAGGTTGCGCTGCGGATTCTTGAAGATATGCTGGCCCCGTACGTCAGCAGCGGACGTATTACGTTGATGTACCATTGCCGGCCCGTAAGCGCGGTTTCGAACGGGGACACGGTGGAGTCGGTCGACGTTCAGTCGGAAAAGACGGGCGTCGTCGTGACGTTGAAAGCGAAAATGTTCATCGACGCCACGGAGTGCGGCGACCTGCTTCCGCTCGCGGGCGTGGAATACGTTTCGGGCGCGGAGTCCCGTTCGGAAACGGGAGAGCCGCATGCCCCGGAACAGGCGGATCCGCTTGACATGCAGTCGATCACGCATGTTTTCGCGATGGACTACATAGAAGGTGGAGACTACACCATTCCCAAACCGGAGCAATACGAGTTTTGGCGCTCGTACGTGCCGCCTTATACAAGTGAACCGATGTTCGGTTGGTTGATTCCCAATGTCGCCAAAGAGGGAGAGATGAGGGAAATCCCGTTCATGCCGAACGGCAAGGACCCGATGCCGCTCTGGACGTACCGGAGAATCATCGACGCCGCACAGTTCGAAGAAGGATTCTTCGAGAGCGACATCACGCTCGTGAACTGGAGCCAGAACGATTACTTCCTGGGCCCGATCTATGGCGTATCCGAAGAAGAACGCCGGAAGAACCTCGAAGGAGCCCGGCAGCTCAGCCTTTCGCTCGTCCATTGGCTGCAGACCGAAGCTCCGCGGCCGGACGGGGGGCGCGGCTACCCCGGCATCCGGTTCCGCAAAGACGTGCTCGGAACGGAGGACGGGCTGGCGAAGCATCCGTACATCCGGGAGTCGAGAAGGATCAAAGCCGTACAAACGATCACCGAATTCGACGTCAGCAAAGAGCTGAGGGGGGATCAAGGCCTTCGCCGGTACGATGACAGCGTCGGCGTCGGTTTCTATTTCCTCGATCTGCACCCGACGACCCGCACGAACCGGATGTGCTATATCCCGAGCGTGCCGTATGAAATTCCGCTCGGCGCGCTGCTTCCGATCCGCGTGAAAAACGTGCTGCCGGCTTGCAAAAACATCGGCACGACGCAGATCGCCAACGGATGCTATCGTCTGCATCCCACGGAGTGGAACATCGGGGAGTCGGCGGGTTACTTGGCGGCTTACGCTGTGAGACATGGGATTGCGCCGCATCAAGTCCGTGAAGAAGCCATACATTTGGAATCGTTTTTGGAGCTCATCCGCAGCGAAGGGATCGAGAATCACTGGCCCAGCGACGATTTGCAATGGTGA
- a CDS encoding MurR/RpiR family transcriptional regulator translates to MARVGPKLQQSNTLLMISSIYSSLTKAEKKVADVVKSNPEEAVLATVTDLSEQAGVGETSVIRFCRKLGFRGFHEFKLSVAQDLVDRPPSVSNMEIDEEDDVMTVARKLTMQHERLLKNTLDLVNVDNLKLAVDKMMAANRIFVYGVGSSGITALDLHYRLMRLGMNVEVHRDAHIIAMSAALVKKGDLVFGISTSGSTRDLVDPVRQAKKNGAGVICLTSHLRSPIAAHADTVLLVPSREMPTEGGALSTKFTQIHLLNILTTLLSMKMDTAAESLEKTAMSVADKLY, encoded by the coding sequence ATGGCCAGAGTGGGCCCGAAGCTGCAACAGTCGAATACACTCCTGATGATATCGAGCATTTATTCCTCCTTGACGAAAGCCGAGAAGAAAGTGGCGGACGTCGTCAAAAGCAATCCCGAGGAAGCGGTTCTGGCCACCGTGACGGATCTCTCCGAACAGGCGGGCGTCGGGGAAACTTCGGTCATCCGCTTTTGCCGCAAGCTGGGTTTCCGGGGATTCCACGAATTCAAGCTGTCCGTCGCGCAGGACCTGGTCGACCGTCCGCCTTCGGTTTCGAACATGGAAATCGACGAAGAGGACGACGTCATGACCGTCGCGCGCAAGTTGACGATGCAGCATGAGCGGCTGCTGAAGAATACGCTGGATCTCGTAAACGTGGACAACTTGAAGTTGGCCGTGGACAAAATGATGGCGGCGAACCGGATTTTCGTCTACGGCGTCGGTTCCTCCGGCATTACCGCGCTGGATCTGCATTACCGCCTGATGAGGCTGGGCATGAACGTAGAGGTTCACCGGGATGCGCATATCATCGCCATGTCCGCCGCTTTGGTGAAGAAGGGCGATCTCGTCTTCGGAATTTCCACGTCGGGAAGCACGAGGGATTTGGTGGATCCGGTTCGCCAAGCGAAGAAGAACGGCGCGGGCGTCATCTGCTTGACGAGCCACCTCCGTTCGCCGATCGCCGCGCATGCGGACACGGTGCTGCTCGTTCCCTCCCGGGAGATGCCGACGGAGGGCGGGGCGCTGTCGACGAAATTCACGCAAATCCATCTGCTCAACATTTTGACGACGCTGTTGTCCATGAAGATGGACACGGCCGCCGAATCGCTCGAGAAAACGGCGATGTCCGTGGCGGACAAGCTGTACTAA
- a CDS encoding NAD(P)H-dependent flavin oxidoreductase has translation MRLKLETPLCRLLGIRYPIIAAGMAGGPSTPELAAAVSNAGGLGTLGAAYLTPDAIREAVRRVRTLTDRPFAVNLFAASPMSQDGVRPEEIQAQLNRIREELGIPRVSDGPAAVPDPFAEQVQALLEEKVPVISTAFGILPEPFMTQAKAAGAKVIAMATTVREAEMAEQAGCDAIVAQGTEAGGHRGTFDVALHPMGANVGTFALVPQIADRVSVPVIAAGGIMDGRGLVAALALGAQGVQMGTRFLTAAEAGTHAAYRQALLESSEESTVITKAFSGRPARGIMNAFLRQWDEAGLQPLAFPLQNTATRDIRNAAAERGDAGYMSLWAGQGTRLLKADQSAAGIVEETVRQAEALLSTDE, from the coding sequence ATGCGTTTGAAATTGGAAACCCCGCTCTGCCGGCTGCTGGGCATCCGGTATCCCATTATCGCGGCGGGCATGGCGGGAGGCCCGTCAACGCCAGAGTTGGCGGCCGCCGTCTCGAACGCCGGAGGACTCGGCACGCTGGGAGCCGCCTACTTGACGCCGGACGCCATCCGCGAAGCGGTCCGCCGCGTTCGCACTCTAACGGACCGGCCTTTCGCGGTCAACCTGTTCGCGGCAAGCCCGATGTCCCAAGACGGCGTGCGGCCGGAAGAGATTCAAGCGCAGTTGAACCGGATCCGGGAAGAGCTGGGCATTCCCCGGGTTTCCGACGGTCCGGCGGCTGTTCCCGATCCATTTGCGGAGCAAGTCCAAGCGTTGCTCGAAGAGAAGGTGCCGGTCATCAGCACGGCCTTCGGCATTTTACCGGAACCTTTCATGACGCAGGCGAAAGCAGCAGGAGCGAAAGTGATCGCGATGGCGACGACCGTTCGGGAAGCTGAAATGGCCGAACAGGCGGGCTGCGACGCGATCGTCGCCCAAGGCACCGAAGCCGGCGGACATCGCGGTACGTTCGACGTGGCGTTGCACCCGATGGGTGCCAACGTGGGCACCTTCGCGTTGGTGCCGCAAATCGCGGACCGGGTTTCCGTTCCGGTTATCGCGGCGGGAGGGATCATGGACGGACGCGGACTGGTTGCCGCTTTGGCCTTGGGCGCGCAAGGCGTGCAAATGGGCACGCGTTTCCTGACGGCGGCCGAAGCCGGCACGCACGCCGCTTACCGCCAGGCGCTATTGGAGAGCTCGGAGGAAAGCACCGTTATTACCAAAGCCTTTTCGGGCCGGCCCGCAAGAGGCATCATGAACGCTTTCCTCCGTCAATGGGATGAAGCCGGGCTTCAACCGCTCGCTTTTCCATTGCAGAATACGGCGACGCGGGATATCCGCAATGCGGCGGCTGAACGCGGCGATGCCGGGTACATGTCCTTATGGGCCGGGCAGGGCACTCGCTTGCTGAAGGCGGATCAAAGCGCGGCCGGCATCGTGGAAGAGACGGTGAGGCAAGCGGAGGCCTTATTGTCGACGGATGAATAA
- a CDS encoding ABC transporter ATP-binding protein: MVKINTELLDIAYMDRIVVRNLNLSIPTGKITALVGANGSGKSTILKAMARLIKPQSGNVLLDGKSIHALPTKEVAKQLAILPQNPTAPDGLTVNELVGYGRFPYQSGFGGMSKLDLDVVKWALEVTGMTGFKDRPVDQLSGGQRQRAWIAMALAQNTRFLFLDEPTTYLDMGHQLEVLQLLRKLNEDEKRTIVMVVHDLNHATRYAHHMVAIKQGTVVSEGPTAEVMTENVLSEVFGIRADIVKDPRTGVPLCLPYALADEPVAAAAGK, encoded by the coding sequence ATGGTGAAAATCAACACGGAATTGCTGGACATCGCGTATATGGACCGGATCGTCGTGCGGAACTTGAATCTCAGCATCCCGACCGGCAAAATCACCGCTCTTGTCGGGGCGAACGGATCCGGCAAATCGACGATTTTGAAGGCGATGGCGCGCCTCATCAAACCGCAGTCGGGAAACGTGCTGCTGGACGGCAAATCCATTCATGCCTTGCCGACGAAGGAAGTGGCCAAACAGCTCGCGATCCTGCCGCAAAACCCGACCGCGCCGGACGGATTGACCGTTAACGAACTGGTCGGATACGGCCGGTTTCCGTACCAGAGCGGCTTCGGCGGGATGAGCAAGCTCGATTTGGACGTCGTGAAGTGGGCTTTGGAAGTGACCGGAATGACGGGATTCAAAGACCGGCCGGTTGACCAGCTTTCCGGCGGCCAACGGCAGCGTGCTTGGATCGCGATGGCGCTCGCGCAGAATACGCGGTTCCTCTTCCTGGACGAACCCACCACGTACCTGGACATGGGGCATCAGCTGGAAGTGCTGCAGCTGCTTCGCAAGCTGAACGAAGACGAGAAGCGGACGATCGTGATGGTCGTCCACGATTTGAACCATGCGACGCGTTACGCCCACCACATGGTCGCCATCAAGCAGGGGACCGTGGTGAGCGAAGGCCCGACCGCCGAGGTCATGACGGAGAACGTGTTAAGCGAGGTGTTCGGGATCCGGGCCGACATCGTTAAGGATCCCCGGACGGGCGTGCCGCTCTGCCTGCCTTATGCGTTGGCGGACGAACCGGTTGCGGCTGCGGCCGGCAAATAG
- a CDS encoding (2Fe-2S)-binding protein: protein MTAEWDFSLTERFFNISPGGASEPSFQMPASDWLLPSEAFLALHTAGRMYKAIGLTLPVSFAGITLFNLVFTKLLFLAKYDRLLDLDLGNLDFQLGIRNGYVYLGYRIREVRFAELPDSGREGVLEEHWRAYFADQINPAIGTMTAGAGVKPDLIWNQFGGRLAAMREYMAETESDTAFTDRLDRESEVLKERLSPEAFGRRKNPFHHRPRYVDNPWKPGGETMLRSACCMYDCREGGEKCYNCPRLTPEERERMKETILAAAAQR, encoded by the coding sequence ATGACGGCGGAATGGGATTTCTCACTGACGGAGCGGTTTTTCAACATCTCGCCGGGCGGGGCTTCCGAGCCGTCGTTTCAGATGCCCGCCTCGGATTGGCTGCTTCCTTCCGAAGCGTTCCTTGCCCTCCATACGGCGGGCCGCATGTACAAGGCGATCGGCCTTACGCTTCCGGTGTCGTTCGCGGGGATCACGCTGTTTAATCTCGTGTTCACCAAGCTGCTGTTTCTCGCGAAATACGATCGGCTTTTGGATCTGGATCTCGGGAATTTGGATTTCCAGCTCGGCATCCGAAACGGCTACGTCTATCTCGGCTACCGGATTCGGGAAGTGCGTTTCGCGGAGTTGCCCGACTCCGGTCGGGAAGGAGTGCTGGAGGAGCATTGGCGCGCATATTTCGCCGACCAGATCAACCCGGCGATCGGCACGATGACCGCCGGCGCCGGCGTGAAGCCGGACCTCATCTGGAACCAATTCGGCGGCAGACTGGCTGCGATGCGGGAATACATGGCCGAGACCGAATCGGATACAGCGTTCACGGACAGGCTCGACCGGGAGTCGGAGGTATTGAAGGAACGGCTCTCGCCGGAGGCGTTCGGTCGGAGGAAAAACCCGTTCCATCACCGTCCGAGGTACGTCGACAACCCTTGGAAGCCCGGCGGAGAGACGATGCTCCGCTCCGCATGCTGCATGTACGACTGCCGGGAGGGCGGCGAAAAGTGTTATAATTGCCCTCGACTGACACCCGAAGAACGGGAACGGATGAAGGAAACGATTCTGGCTGCGGCTGCGCAGCGCTAA
- a CDS encoding ABC transporter substrate-binding protein — MISKSAKTRKNLIITVVALVMALTLSACGASNNEGGTASSPANSPSSSSGAPSDSGAAEKTVTDSMGHQVTIPANPQKVLASYLEDHLVTLGVKPVAQWSVANGIQDYLSSSLKDVPTISYDLPPESVASFAPDLILIGSASQVQNGLYDQYSKIAPTYVLGDDLIRDWRQTLLKIGELLGKSEEAKKAIEAYDAKAAAAKAKVESAIGSKSVAILWLVQKQFYMVDEKLSSGAVLYGDLGLKAPNLVTGLPESAKASWNPVTLEKLAELDADYVFLVNGDKGEGAETLKNPIWQGIPAVKAGHVYEMSSTSSWLYSGAIAGEKVMDDLTASLGIK; from the coding sequence TTGATTTCGAAATCGGCCAAAACCCGCAAGAACCTCATCATAACCGTCGTCGCCCTCGTTATGGCGCTGACTTTATCCGCCTGCGGAGCTTCCAATAACGAAGGAGGCACAGCCTCTTCGCCGGCAAATTCTCCTTCTTCGTCGTCTGGGGCGCCATCGGATTCCGGGGCCGCCGAAAAAACCGTCACGGACTCCATGGGCCATCAGGTCACCATTCCGGCCAACCCGCAGAAAGTACTGGCGAGTTACCTGGAAGACCACCTCGTCACGCTCGGCGTCAAGCCGGTCGCGCAATGGTCCGTCGCCAACGGCATTCAAGACTACCTGTCGTCTTCGTTGAAAGACGTGCCGACGATCAGCTATGACCTGCCGCCGGAATCGGTGGCGAGCTTCGCTCCGGACTTGATCCTGATCGGTTCGGCTTCCCAGGTTCAAAACGGCCTTTACGACCAATATTCCAAAATCGCGCCTACATACGTGCTGGGCGACGACTTGATCAGGGACTGGAGACAAACGCTGCTGAAAATCGGCGAACTCCTGGGCAAATCCGAGGAAGCGAAGAAAGCGATCGAAGCTTACGACGCCAAAGCCGCCGCTGCGAAGGCCAAAGTCGAGTCCGCGATCGGCTCGAAATCGGTGGCCATCCTGTGGCTCGTGCAAAAGCAGTTTTACATGGTCGACGAGAAGCTGTCGAGCGGAGCCGTGCTGTATGGAGACCTCGGTTTGAAAGCTCCGAACCTCGTGACGGGCTTGCCGGAATCGGCCAAAGCTTCTTGGAACCCGGTTACCCTCGAGAAGCTGGCGGAGCTGGACGCGGACTACGTCTTCCTCGTCAACGGCGACAAAGGCGAAGGAGCGGAAACGCTCAAAAACCCGATTTGGCAAGGCATTCCGGCCGTGAAGGCGGGCCATGTCTATGAAATGAGTTCGACGAGCAGCTGGCTGTACAGCGGCGCCATTGCCGGGGAAAAGGTCATGGACGATCTGACGGCGTCGCTCGGCATCAAGTAA
- a CDS encoding FecCD family ABC transporter permease, with the protein MNRAKRAAIVMAVIGVLILIALIFSLNSGQVRLSPSDVWQTLIGRGTAGEALILFDFRLPRIVISLLVGAGFAVSGCILQGTTRNALAEPGILGINAGAGLAVILYISFYPVQTVAPVYLLPAIALIGAGLTAAAIYLLAYQKQGDVSPSRLLIVGIAVAAGISAAMLVLTIRLDPAQYQFVSIWLAGSIWGSNWKFVTALLPWIVILIPAAFMKARVLNMFALGDLQATGLGTRVRKERIGLLAMAVGLAGACVAVGGGIAFVGLIGPHLARRLVGPQHQHALPASALIGALLLIVADTIARIALKSGEIPTGVVVAVIGAPYFLFLLARAKN; encoded by the coding sequence ATGAATCGCGCGAAACGTGCCGCCATCGTCATGGCCGTCATCGGCGTACTCATTCTGATCGCGCTGATTTTCAGCTTGAATTCCGGGCAGGTCCGCTTGTCTCCCTCGGACGTATGGCAGACGCTGATCGGCCGGGGGACCGCCGGAGAAGCCTTGATCCTGTTCGACTTCCGGCTTCCCCGCATCGTCATTTCCCTGTTGGTAGGAGCGGGGTTTGCCGTATCCGGCTGCATTCTTCAAGGCACGACCCGCAATGCGCTCGCGGAGCCGGGCATCCTCGGCATTAACGCGGGAGCGGGTTTGGCCGTTATTTTGTATATTTCGTTTTATCCCGTTCAGACGGTGGCTCCGGTCTACCTGCTTCCGGCTATCGCTTTGATCGGAGCGGGCTTGACCGCAGCGGCCATCTATCTGCTCGCTTACCAGAAGCAAGGAGACGTGTCTCCCTCCCGTCTTCTCATCGTGGGCATCGCGGTCGCGGCCGGAATTTCCGCGGCCATGCTCGTGCTGACGATCCGGCTGGACCCGGCCCAGTATCAATTCGTCTCGATCTGGCTGGCCGGCAGCATTTGGGGCTCCAATTGGAAGTTCGTGACGGCGCTGCTGCCTTGGATCGTCATTTTGATTCCGGCGGCTTTCATGAAAGCCCGCGTGCTCAACATGTTCGCGCTCGGCGACCTGCAGGCGACCGGGCTCGGTACCCGAGTGCGTAAAGAACGGATCGGGCTGCTGGCGATGGCCGTGGGCTTGGCAGGCGCTTGCGTGGCGGTGGGGGGAGGCATCGCGTTCGTGGGACTGATCGGTCCCCATCTGGCGAGAAGGCTCGTCGGGCCGCAGCACCAACACGCACTCCCTGCGTCCGCGCTGATCGGCGCCCTGCTGCTCATCGTCGCGGACACGATCGCGAGAATCGCGCTGAAGTCCGGGGAAATTCCAACCGGTGTCGTCGTTGCGGTCATCGGCGCTCCGTACTTTTTGTTCCTCCTGGCGAGGGCCAAAAATTAA